Genomic segment of Gloeocapsa sp. PCC 7428:
TCAAAGCAGGTTTAGCACTCAATTGCGAGATTGCTAAATATAGCAAATTTGACCGGAAACAATATTTCTATCCTGATTTACCGAAAAACTACCAAATTTCGCAATATGACTTACCGATCGCACAACACGGTTGGTTAGAAATTGAACTTGTTGACGGTGATGGTAATCCAATACGCAAACGCATCGGCATCACGCGCTTGCACATGGAAGAAGATGCCGGAAAATTAGTTCATGCGGGAAGCGATCGCCTTTCCGGTTCAACCTATTCGCTCGTAGACTACAACCGTGCGGGTGTACCATTAGTTGAAATCGTCTCAGAACCCGATATGCGATCGGGACAAGAAGCCGCTGAATATGCGCAAGAACTCCGCCGAATTCTCCGTTACCTGGGTGTAAGTGACGGGAATATGCAAGAAGGTTCCTTACGGTGCGATGTCAATATCTCAGTGCGCCCTGTGGGACAAAAAGAGTTTGGCACGAAAGTCGAAATCAAAAATATGAACTCGTTCAACGCGATTCAACGCGCGATTGAATACGAAATTGAACGCCAAACTGCTGCAATAGAAGCGGGAGAAAGAATCATTCAAGAAACTCGCTTGTGGGAAGAAGGCGCGCAACGCACAATTAGTATGCGTACCAAAGAAGGTTCGAGCGATTACCGCTACTTCCCCGAACCCGATTTAGCACCGATTGAAGTCACAAACGAACAACTTGAAAAATGGCGCAGTGAACTTCCCGAACTTCCCGCACAAAAACGCCACCGTTATGAAACAGAATTAGGGCTTTCACCGTATGATGCACGCGTACTCACCGACGATCGCACCGTAGCTGAATATTTTGAAGCCGTGATCGCATCTGGTGCC
This window contains:
- the gatB gene encoding Asp-tRNA(Asn)/Glu-tRNA(Gln) amidotransferase subunit GatB encodes the protein MTTATAVKTEYEAIIGLETHCQLSTKTKIFSSSSTEFGADPNTNIDPICMGLPGVLPVLNEKVLEYAVKAGLALNCEIAKYSKFDRKQYFYPDLPKNYQISQYDLPIAQHGWLEIELVDGDGNPIRKRIGITRLHMEEDAGKLVHAGSDRLSGSTYSLVDYNRAGVPLVEIVSEPDMRSGQEAAEYAQELRRILRYLGVSDGNMQEGSLRCDVNISVRPVGQKEFGTKVEIKNMNSFNAIQRAIEYEIERQTAAIEAGERIIQETRLWEEGAQRTISMRTKEGSSDYRYFPEPDLAPIEVTNEQLEKWRSELPELPAQKRHRYETELGLSPYDARVLTDDRTVAEYFEAVIASGASAKQAANWIMGDIAAYLNKNKLSINEIALKPEALAELVTLIEDNTISGKIAKDILPELLTKGGSPKAIVERDNLGQISDSSALEQAIDQVIAANPKELEQYRNGKTKLLGFFVGKVLKETGGRADPKLTNQLLAKKLNG